The proteins below are encoded in one region of Berryella intestinalis:
- a CDS encoding DMT family transporter has translation MSAITRSWALLGAAIVCELFGTTFIKLSNGFTEPAFVVGVAISYLASFSLFSFALKRLPLGLSYGVWGGIGTIGTAVIGALVFGEPVTVLMGLGIALIIAGVAFMNAGTDTEA, from the coding sequence ATGTCTGCCATCACGCGCAGCTGGGCGCTCCTGGGCGCGGCGATCGTCTGCGAGCTGTTCGGAACCACCTTCATCAAGCTGTCGAACGGATTCACCGAGCCCGCGTTCGTCGTCGGGGTGGCCATCAGCTACCTCGCCAGCTTCTCGCTGTTCTCCTTCGCCCTGAAACGCCTCCCTTTGGGGCTGTCGTACGGGGTATGGGGCGGAATCGGCACGATCGGCACCGCCGTCATCGGGGCGCTGGTGTTCGGCGAGCCCGTCACCGTTCTCATGGGGCTGGGAATCGCGCTTATCATCGCCGGGGTCGCCTTCATGAACGCCGGAACCGACACGGAAGCCTAG
- a CDS encoding energy-coupling factor transporter transmembrane component T family protein, which translates to MSGSFDRVESTLMNRLNPVTRFLGALVFAAACFCAETPAALGALLAAGFAFAAAAGMLRKSAFAALSVAAFSALLAVVQLLTTPEGALLVGLPWGYIGVGSVRAAASTVARLVAASVPLYVALSATDPNDLSNAAVKVLRVPYRYAFTFSSAIRFVPVFMDDMRGIVEAQTARGVRFDAAGPIRRLRLMAPLAVPLLVSSVRKTNSAAIAAEVRGFNLRTRESGYKSYPLGAGDAVAAAVVLALLAIAIAW; encoded by the coding sequence ATGAGCGGATCGTTCGATCGTGTGGAAAGTACGCTGATGAACAGGCTGAACCCGGTCACGCGATTCCTGGGCGCCCTCGTGTTCGCGGCGGCCTGCTTCTGCGCCGAGACCCCTGCGGCGCTGGGGGCGCTGCTTGCTGCGGGGTTCGCGTTCGCGGCGGCGGCCGGGATGCTGCGCAAAAGCGCGTTCGCAGCGCTTTCCGTGGCGGCGTTTTCGGCGCTGTTGGCCGTCGTGCAGCTGCTCACGACTCCCGAAGGGGCGCTTTTGGTGGGATTGCCCTGGGGCTACATCGGCGTCGGCAGCGTGCGGGCCGCCGCATCGACGGTTGCGCGCCTGGTTGCCGCGTCCGTGCCTTTGTACGTGGCGCTTTCGGCGACCGATCCGAACGACCTGTCGAACGCCGCCGTCAAGGTGCTGCGCGTTCCCTACCGGTATGCGTTCACGTTCTCGTCGGCCATTCGGTTCGTTCCCGTGTTCATGGACGACATGCGGGGGATCGTGGAGGCCCAAACCGCGCGCGGCGTCCGCTTCGACGCTGCGGGTCCCATACGGCGCCTGCGGCTTATGGCCCCTTTGGCCGTGCCCCTGCTCGTGTCGTCGGTGAGGAAGACCAACAGTGCCGCAATCGCGGCGGAGGTGCGCGGGTTCAACCTCCGCACGCGCGAGAGCGGCTACAAGTCGTACCCGTTGGGCGCAGGCGACGCCGTGGCGGCCGCGGTCGTCCTCGCGCTGTTGGCGATTGCCATCGCCTGGTAA
- a CDS encoding DMT family transporter, with translation MAWLMLAGSVILETFADTSMKLSDGFRKKGWIAGIAIGYVLSFYLMSHVLAELPLGITYAIWSGSSIALTCVVGRAVWGELFTWKKVVGIALVIAGIVLLKLGV, from the coding sequence ATGGCGTGGCTCATGCTCGCAGGGTCGGTGATCCTCGAAACGTTCGCCGACACCTCGATGAAGCTGTCGGACGGCTTCCGTAAGAAGGGATGGATCGCGGGCATCGCGATCGGATACGTCTTGTCGTTCTACCTGATGTCGCACGTGCTGGCCGAGCTCCCCCTCGGCATCACCTACGCCATCTGGAGCGGCTCTTCCATCGCGCTCACCTGCGTCGTCGGGCGCGCCGTATGGGGCGAGCTGTTCACCTGGAAAAAAGTGGTGGGAATCGCCCTCGTCATCGCCGGCATAGTCCTGTTGAAGCTGGGGGTGTGA
- the uvrB gene encoding excinuclease ABC subunit UvrB codes for MSHLTNLEGVEMQGKLPEVRLSSTPLRVVSPYEPAGDQPEAIAALARNIEQGLRYQTLLGVTGSGKTFTMAKTIEAVQKPTLVLAPNKTLAAQLAAELKEFFPDNSVVYFVSYYDYYQPEAYVPSSDTFIEKDASINEEVEKLRHAATSALLSRRDCIVVASVSCIYGIGSPMDYAGMAVFLDKEKEADRDDIIRELIEIQYDRNDYELSRGTFRVRGDSLDVFPPYADNPVRVEFWGDEIESISEVDGLTGEVLNTYEALPVWPASHYVTARPKMEKALGTIREELRERLTQFREGGKLLEAERLEMRVGYDLEMLETMGFCSGIENYSRHLDGRNPGEPPYTLIDYFPKDFLCIIDESHVTVPQIRGMHEGDRSRKITLTEHGFRLPSCLDNRPLRFDEFEERVPQFVYVSATPGDYENRVSQARVEQIIRPTGLLDPEIVVRPVASQIDDIIDEARARVERNERVLVTTLTKKMAEDLTDHLLDQGINTRYMHSDIATLERVEILRDLRLGKFDVLVGINLLREGLDLPEVSLVAILDADKEGFLRNHRSLIQTIGRAARNVSGEVIMYADKVTDSMRLAIDETRRRRAIQMKFNEDHGIEPQTVRKAVNDIMSYVTDEVGDVSAEDINRELAELSREEVLRIVSSMEDEMAEASRNMDFEAAAHLRDQIVKFRAQFEGTTEEAALAGLKKTARKGSAYGNRKHAAYGSSRSQ; via the coding sequence GTGTCACATCTGACGAACCTCGAAGGGGTCGAAATGCAGGGAAAGCTTCCCGAGGTGCGCCTGTCCTCGACCCCGCTTCGGGTGGTGTCGCCCTACGAGCCGGCGGGCGATCAGCCCGAGGCCATCGCAGCGCTCGCGCGCAACATCGAGCAGGGCCTGCGCTACCAGACGCTTTTGGGAGTGACGGGATCGGGGAAAACGTTCACCATGGCCAAGACCATCGAGGCCGTGCAGAAGCCCACGTTGGTGCTTGCTCCCAACAAGACGCTCGCGGCCCAGCTGGCGGCCGAGCTGAAGGAGTTCTTCCCCGATAACTCGGTGGTGTATTTCGTCTCGTATTACGATTACTACCAGCCCGAAGCCTACGTTCCCTCGTCGGACACCTTCATCGAGAAGGACGCGTCGATCAACGAAGAGGTCGAGAAGCTGCGCCATGCGGCGACGTCGGCCCTGTTGTCCCGTCGCGACTGCATCGTGGTGGCCAGCGTGTCGTGCATCTACGGCATCGGCAGCCCCATGGATTACGCGGGCATGGCGGTTTTCCTGGACAAAGAGAAGGAGGCGGACCGCGACGACATCATCCGCGAGCTCATCGAGATCCAGTACGACCGCAACGACTACGAGCTGTCGCGCGGGACGTTTCGCGTGCGCGGGGACAGCTTAGACGTGTTTCCCCCCTATGCCGACAACCCCGTCCGCGTCGAGTTCTGGGGCGACGAGATCGAAAGTATTTCGGAAGTGGACGGTCTGACGGGGGAGGTGCTGAACACCTACGAGGCGCTTCCCGTGTGGCCGGCCTCCCACTACGTGACGGCTCGGCCGAAGATGGAGAAGGCGCTGGGCACCATCCGCGAGGAGCTGCGCGAGCGCCTGACCCAGTTCCGCGAGGGCGGCAAGCTGCTCGAGGCCGAGCGCTTGGAGATGCGCGTGGGTTACGACCTGGAGATGCTGGAGACGATGGGGTTCTGCTCGGGGATCGAGAACTACTCGCGTCACCTGGACGGGCGAAATCCCGGCGAGCCGCCCTACACGCTGATCGACTACTTCCCCAAAGACTTCCTGTGCATCATCGACGAGAGCCACGTGACCGTTCCGCAGATCCGCGGGATGCACGAGGGCGACCGTTCGCGCAAGATCACGCTGACCGAGCACGGGTTCCGGCTTCCGAGCTGCCTTGACAACCGCCCCTTGCGCTTCGACGAGTTCGAAGAGCGGGTGCCCCAGTTCGTGTACGTTTCGGCTACGCCCGGCGATTACGAGAACCGCGTCAGCCAGGCGCGCGTCGAGCAGATCATCCGCCCGACGGGCCTGCTCGATCCCGAGATCGTCGTGCGCCCGGTGGCCTCCCAGATCGACGACATCATCGACGAGGCTCGGGCGCGCGTCGAGCGCAACGAGCGCGTGCTCGTCACTACGCTGACGAAGAAGATGGCCGAGGACCTTACCGACCACCTGCTCGACCAGGGGATCAACACGCGTTACATGCATTCCGACATCGCGACGCTCGAGCGCGTCGAGATCCTGCGCGATCTGCGGCTGGGCAAGTTCGACGTGCTGGTGGGCATCAACCTGCTGCGCGAGGGGCTCGACCTGCCCGAAGTCTCCCTGGTCGCCATCTTGGACGCCGACAAGGAGGGTTTCCTGCGCAACCACCGCTCGCTCATCCAGACCATCGGGCGCGCCGCCCGCAACGTGTCGGGCGAGGTGATCATGTACGCGGACAAGGTCACCGACTCCATGAGGCTGGCCATCGACGAGACGCGCCGACGCCGCGCCATCCAGATGAAGTTCAACGAGGATCACGGCATCGAGCCGCAGACCGTGCGCAAGGCGGTGAACGACATCATGAGCTACGTCACCGACGAGGTGGGCGACGTCAGCGCCGAGGACATCAACCGCGAGCTGGCCGAACTGTCGCGCGAAGAGGTGCTGCGCATCGTTTCCAGCATGGAAGACGAGATGGCGGAAGCGTCTCGGAACATGGATTTCGAGGCCGCGGCCCATCTGCGCGACCAGATCGTCAAGTTCCGCGCGCAGTTCGAGGGCACCACCGAAGAGGCGGCGCTTGCCGGTTTGAAGAAGACGGCCCGCAAGGGAAGCGCCTACGGAAACCGCAAGCACGCAGCCTACGGCTCGAGCCGCAGTCAGTAG
- the coaE gene encoding dephospho-CoA kinase (Dephospho-CoA kinase (CoaE) performs the final step in coenzyme A biosynthesis.) produces MRQIFVIGGMGAGKSTARKALVEQGLAYIDLDKVGHEVLTWDVVKSDLVDAFGADILGEDGEVVRAALAQKAFVSPALTRKLNRITLPRIEDAFTSMLDALESEGHEAVVVENSVYKTRSLSMAYNADVVIAVLAPIETRVARAVQSGWDELDVRRRIAQQITDAERIEEADVVFNNDGTPEDLRDRVVAWWRDYCEQEGI; encoded by the coding sequence ATGAGGCAGATCTTCGTCATCGGCGGCATGGGTGCCGGCAAGTCAACCGCCCGGAAAGCTCTGGTCGAGCAGGGTCTGGCTTATATCGACCTCGATAAGGTGGGCCATGAGGTTCTGACGTGGGACGTCGTCAAATCCGACCTGGTCGATGCGTTCGGCGCGGATATCCTGGGAGAAGACGGCGAGGTGGTGCGCGCGGCACTCGCCCAGAAGGCGTTCGTGTCCCCGGCCCTTACGCGCAAGCTGAACCGCATCACGCTTCCCCGCATCGAAGACGCGTTCACCAGCATGCTGGACGCGCTCGAGTCCGAGGGCCACGAGGCCGTCGTGGTGGAGAATTCGGTGTACAAGACCCGCAGCCTGTCCATGGCGTACAACGCCGACGTGGTGATCGCGGTGCTCGCGCCCATCGAGACCCGCGTGGCCCGCGCGGTGCAGTCGGGCTGGGACGAGCTCGACGTTCGCCGCCGCATCGCCCAGCAGATCACCGACGCCGAGCGCATCGAGGAGGCCGACGTCGTGTTCAACAACGACGGCACGCCCGAAGACCTGCGCGATCGGGTGGTCGCCTGGTGGCGGGACTACTGCGAGCAGGAAGGCATCTAG
- a CDS encoding energy-coupling factor ABC transporter ATP-binding protein: protein MLEFRRVSGGYATGEQVLRDVSFSVAPGSITALIGTNGAGKSTALRMANGLLKPRSGEVLVGGVPTRDLPVSEIARSVGFLFQNPDRQICCATVFDELMFGLRALEVDEDEARGRVERVSAEFGLDLDAQPYLLNRGTRQMVALASVVVLEPALLVLDEPTCGLDFRECMAVMGAVRRLSEEGAAVLMVCHDMEVVADFAERAIVMDAGRVVDDGPVFEVLRNEAALEAASLLPPQIIGVSLGLARQGSRAVPGVATASTVGRMADALEAAVRGDAR, encoded by the coding sequence ATGCTCGAATTCAGGAGAGTGAGCGGAGGCTACGCTACGGGCGAACAGGTTTTGCGCGACGTCTCGTTCTCGGTGGCGCCCGGGAGCATCACGGCTCTGATCGGGACGAACGGGGCGGGAAAATCGACGGCTTTGCGGATGGCGAACGGCTTGCTGAAGCCTCGAAGCGGCGAAGTGCTGGTCGGCGGCGTCCCCACGCGTGACCTGCCTGTGAGCGAGATCGCGCGAAGCGTGGGGTTCCTGTTTCAAAACCCCGATCGCCAGATCTGCTGCGCGACGGTGTTCGACGAGCTGATGTTCGGATTGCGCGCCCTGGAGGTTGACGAGGACGAGGCGCGGGGCCGCGTCGAGCGCGTTTCGGCGGAGTTCGGACTCGACCTCGATGCGCAGCCGTACCTGCTGAACCGCGGAACCCGTCAGATGGTGGCCCTCGCGTCCGTCGTCGTTCTCGAGCCCGCCCTCTTGGTGCTCGACGAGCCGACGTGCGGGTTGGATTTCCGCGAATGCATGGCCGTCATGGGGGCGGTGCGCCGCCTGAGTGAGGAGGGGGCCGCCGTGCTGATGGTTTGCCACGACATGGAGGTGGTTGCGGACTTCGCCGAGCGGGCGATCGTGATGGACGCCGGCCGCGTCGTCGATGACGGGCCCGTGTTCGAGGTGCTGCGCAACGAAGCCGCCCTCGAAGCGGCGTCGCTTCTGCCTCCGCAGATCATAGGGGTGTCTTTGGGTTTGGCCCGGCAAGGTTCGCGCGCCGTCCCCGGCGTTGCGACGGCGAGCACGGTAGGGCGGATGGCTGATGCCCTCGAGGCGGCGGTAAGGGGTGATGCGCGATGA
- a CDS encoding deoxyribonuclease IV, translating into MLTLGCHLSIAKGFAAAARDARRIGANTFQFFTRNPRGGKAKAIDPADLERFHAECAEAGIERILAHAPYTLNPASSNPQTREFALVTLAEDLARMENTPGQMYNFHPGAHVGQGSERGIELIAEALNQVLRPGQTTTVLLETMAGKGTEVGCTFEELAAIIDRVDLGDRMGVCLDTCHVWDGGYDIAGDLERVLDRFDQVLGIDRLRALHLNDSKNPLGAHKDRHERLGEGFIGIGAFEAVVTHPVLRKLPLYLETPQDSLDGYAAEIALLRSFSQ; encoded by the coding sequence ATGCTTACGCTTGGGTGCCACCTTTCCATTGCGAAGGGCTTTGCCGCTGCTGCCCGCGATGCCCGCCGCATCGGGGCGAACACGTTCCAGTTCTTCACGCGCAACCCGCGCGGGGGAAAGGCCAAGGCGATCGATCCGGCCGATCTCGAGCGTTTTCACGCGGAGTGCGCGGAGGCGGGAATCGAGCGCATCCTGGCCCATGCCCCCTATACGCTGAACCCCGCGTCGTCGAACCCCCAGACGCGCGAGTTCGCGCTGGTCACTTTGGCGGAGGATCTGGCCCGTATGGAGAACACGCCCGGCCAGATGTACAACTTCCACCCCGGCGCCCATGTGGGCCAGGGATCGGAGCGCGGGATCGAGCTCATAGCGGAGGCTTTGAACCAGGTGCTTCGTCCCGGCCAGACCACGACGGTGCTTTTGGAGACCATGGCCGGCAAGGGGACCGAGGTCGGCTGCACGTTCGAGGAGCTGGCGGCCATTATCGACCGCGTCGACCTGGGCGATCGCATGGGCGTGTGCCTGGACACGTGCCACGTGTGGGACGGAGGCTACGATATTGCGGGCGATCTGGAGAGGGTTCTGGATCGCTTCGACCAGGTGCTGGGGATCGACCGGTTGAGGGCGCTGCATCTGAACGACAGCAAGAACCCGCTTGGGGCCCATAAGGATCGCCACGAGCGGCTGGGCGAGGGCTTCATCGGCATCGGTGCATTCGAGGCCGTCGTGACTCACCCGGTTTTGCGGAAGCTGCCCCTGTATCTGGAGACGCCCCAGGACAGCCTGGACGGGTACGCCGCAGAGATCGCGCTGCTGCGTTCTTTTTCGCAGTGA
- a CDS encoding MGMT family protein — protein sequence MSEFSETVYAAVRRIPRGCVATYGQVAEAIGRPRAARYVGFALHNNPHPGMDEDATPCHRVVFKDGSLAPGFGFGGPAAQRRMLEAEGVRFVDESHVDLEKHRVSTLLEQ from the coding sequence ATGAGCGAGTTTTCCGAGACGGTGTACGCGGCGGTACGGCGCATCCCGCGCGGATGCGTGGCGACCTATGGGCAGGTGGCAGAAGCCATAGGGCGCCCGCGCGCAGCGCGCTACGTCGGCTTCGCGCTGCATAACAACCCGCATCCCGGCATGGACGAGGACGCCACGCCCTGCCACCGCGTCGTGTTCAAGGACGGGTCGCTCGCACCCGGCTTCGGCTTCGGGGGACCCGCGGCGCAGCGGCGCATGCTGGAGGCAGAAGGCGTGCGGTTCGTCGACGAATCCCATGTCGATCTGGAAAAGCACCGGGTAAGCACCCTCTTGGAACAATAG
- the recN gene encoding DNA repair protein RecN, protein MIDEIQVSDLALIRSASLAPADGLTVLTGETGAGKSALLSALKLLMGGRSDKAMVREGASSLQVEGRFFGIPATAGALGDPDGFSDGAATSEEAVVVRRVGSDGRSRVSVNGSLASARELADTVAASVDLCGQFEHQQLMKPANHAGILDAWAGEEVRDRLEAYRTRLSEARAAHSELDRVREARKSSSARLDEARFVLRRIDEIGPQPGEYEQLVHDLSVAENAEALVRATATAHEALSADGGALDALNAAASALESCARYDSGLGELAQSLREAGYVLEDVAAQARDYREGVEFDAETMALQQERIAHLQGLMREYGPRMDDVLARRDEAADEVSLVDDAELREAAAVREVERAEAALSEAADELDEARRAAAPGFELEANRVLERLEMGSAELVCSIERLDRSSWSAQGPSSIEFMYRPGAGMQARPLARIASGGEVSRVMLATKVALGKRDTVDTLVFDEVDAGVGGSVANALAEVVADLARTHQVIVVTHLAQVAVHAQRHYVVSKVEGPDGVSTVIGEISGEDRVREVARMLSGNSTDASVAHAREMLENASA, encoded by the coding sequence ATGATCGATGAAATACAGGTGAGCGACCTCGCTCTCATCCGCTCGGCCTCGCTTGCGCCCGCCGACGGCCTCACCGTCCTCACCGGAGAGACCGGAGCCGGCAAGTCGGCCCTGCTTTCCGCCCTCAAGCTGCTTATGGGGGGTCGGTCGGACAAGGCGATGGTGCGAGAAGGCGCATCGTCTTTGCAGGTCGAAGGGCGGTTCTTCGGGATACCCGCAACGGCCGGGGCCTTAGGGGACCCAGACGGGTTTTCCGATGGGGCCGCGACATCCGAGGAGGCGGTGGTCGTGCGCCGCGTGGGCTCCGACGGCCGTTCCCGTGTTTCCGTGAACGGGTCGCTTGCCAGTGCGCGCGAGCTGGCGGACACGGTGGCCGCCAGCGTCGATCTGTGCGGGCAGTTCGAGCATCAGCAGCTCATGAAGCCCGCGAACCATGCGGGCATCCTCGACGCCTGGGCGGGCGAGGAGGTGCGCGACCGGCTCGAGGCTTATCGGACCCGTCTGTCCGAGGCCCGCGCGGCGCACTCCGAGCTCGATCGCGTGAGGGAGGCCCGGAAAAGCTCGTCGGCGCGGCTCGACGAGGCGCGGTTCGTCCTGAGGCGCATCGACGAAATCGGCCCCCAGCCCGGCGAATACGAGCAGCTAGTCCACGACCTTTCGGTGGCGGAAAATGCTGAAGCGCTGGTGAGGGCGACGGCAACGGCTCACGAGGCCCTGTCGGCGGATGGCGGCGCGCTCGATGCGCTGAACGCGGCGGCATCGGCGCTGGAGTCGTGCGCGCGATACGACTCCGGTCTGGGTGAGCTGGCCCAATCGCTGCGCGAGGCGGGGTATGTGCTGGAAGACGTTGCGGCCCAGGCGCGCGACTACCGCGAAGGGGTTGAATTCGATGCGGAGACGATGGCGCTCCAACAGGAGCGCATCGCGCACCTCCAAGGGCTGATGAGGGAATACGGCCCCCGTATGGACGACGTGCTGGCGCGGCGCGACGAGGCGGCCGACGAAGTGTCGCTCGTGGACGATGCGGAGCTGCGCGAGGCGGCCGCCGTGCGCGAGGTCGAGCGGGCCGAGGCGGCCTTGTCCGAGGCGGCCGACGAGCTCGACGAGGCCCGCCGCGCTGCGGCTCCCGGCTTCGAACTCGAGGCGAACCGGGTGCTCGAGCGCCTGGAGATGGGTTCGGCGGAGCTGGTCTGTTCGATCGAGCGGCTGGACCGCTCGTCGTGGTCGGCCCAGGGTCCGTCGTCGATCGAGTTCATGTATCGTCCCGGCGCCGGCATGCAGGCGCGGCCCCTCGCCCGCATCGCGTCGGGAGGCGAGGTCAGCCGCGTCATGCTGGCCACCAAGGTCGCCCTCGGGAAGCGGGATACGGTCGATACGCTGGTATTCGACGAGGTGGACGCAGGTGTTGGCGGGTCGGTGGCCAACGCCCTGGCCGAGGTCGTCGCCGATTTGGCGCGCACCCACCAGGTGATCGTCGTTACCCACCTCGCCCAGGTGGCGGTCCATGCGCAGCGCCACTACGTGGTGTCGAAGGTCGAGGGCCCAGACGGGGTGTCCACGGTGATCGGAGAGATTTCGGGGGAGGACCGGGTCCGGGAGGTCGCGCGGATGCTCTCGGGCAATTCAACCGACGCCTCCGTGGCTCACGCGCGCGAGATGCTGGAAAACGCGTCTGCCTGA
- the dtd gene encoding D-aminoacyl-tRNA deacylase, whose protein sequence is MRAVIQRVKQASVSVEGAVVGSCGRGYLVLLGVGAGDTRKEAERLWSKVLNLRICADDEGKTNRSIGEISGELLVVSQFTLYADCRRGRRPSFTGAADPETAQRLYEEFVSLARQDIARVETGVFGADMDVSLVNDGPFTIVLDTDEMAG, encoded by the coding sequence ATGCGCGCGGTTATACAACGGGTCAAACAGGCGAGCGTCAGCGTCGAAGGAGCCGTCGTCGGCTCGTGCGGGCGCGGCTACCTCGTCTTGCTGGGCGTAGGCGCCGGCGACACCCGAAAAGAAGCCGAGCGGCTGTGGTCGAAGGTCCTCAACCTGCGCATCTGCGCCGACGATGAAGGGAAAACGAACAGGTCGATCGGGGAGATCTCGGGGGAGCTGCTGGTCGTCTCCCAGTTCACCCTCTACGCCGACTGCCGTCGGGGGAGGAGGCCCTCGTTCACCGGCGCCGCCGATCCCGAAACGGCGCAGCGCCTCTACGAGGAATTCGTCTCACTCGCCCGCCAGGACATCGCCCGCGTCGAGACGGGCGTCTTCGGTGCCGACATGGACGTGTCCCTGGTCAACGACGGACCTTTCACCATCGTATTGGACACCGACGAGATGGCGGGATGA
- a CDS encoding energy-coupling factor ABC transporter ATP-binding protein yields the protein MIEMKGFSFRYRGRSDFAVSDVDLSVAAGTFLGITGAAGSGKSTLTYALNGVVPHCYPGDFYGSVAVDGNDTCETRLTDLSRIVGSVCQDIESQMVTAVVEDEVLFGLENFGIEPSEIEGRLSEALLSVGIADLRHRAISTLSGGQKQKVALASILALRPRVLVLDEPTSELDPVSSRAVFSFLKSYAAENRACVVAVEQKIGLLAEFADDMVVMDEGRVALHGAPTDLLKRPDRLFDLGVNVPRSTELSNELTRRGLYEGPVCRSVEEAVRAAREVLACSNSGE from the coding sequence ATGATCGAAATGAAGGGGTTTTCGTTCCGGTACCGGGGGCGCTCCGATTTCGCTGTCAGCGATGTGGATCTGAGTGTTGCGGCGGGGACGTTCCTTGGGATCACGGGCGCGGCCGGCTCGGGGAAGTCGACGCTTACCTATGCGTTGAACGGCGTCGTTCCCCATTGTTATCCCGGCGATTTCTACGGATCCGTGGCGGTGGACGGAAACGATACGTGCGAAACGAGGCTCACCGATCTGTCCCGAATCGTGGGGAGCGTGTGCCAGGACATAGAGAGCCAGATGGTGACCGCGGTTGTGGAGGACGAGGTTTTGTTCGGTCTCGAGAACTTCGGGATCGAACCGTCCGAGATCGAAGGCCGCCTGTCCGAGGCGCTGTTGTCCGTGGGCATCGCCGACCTGCGCCACCGCGCTATATCTACGCTATCGGGGGGTCAGAAGCAGAAGGTGGCGCTGGCGTCGATCCTGGCTCTGCGTCCGCGGGTCCTGGTGCTGGACGAGCCGACGTCCGAGCTTGATCCGGTGAGTTCCCGCGCCGTGTTCTCCTTCCTGAAAAGCTATGCGGCCGAGAACCGCGCATGCGTGGTGGCGGTCGAGCAGAAGATCGGGCTTCTGGCGGAGTTCGCCGACGACATGGTGGTGATGGATGAGGGGCGCGTGGCGCTTCACGGGGCCCCGACCGATTTGCTGAAGCGCCCCGACCGGCTTTTCGATCTGGGGGTGAACGTTCCTCGATCCACCGAGCTTTCAAACGAGCTGACGCGGAGGGGTTTGTACGAGGGGCCGGTCTGCCGCAGCGTCGAGGAGGCCGTTCGTGCGGCGAGGGAGGTGCTGGCATGCTCGAATTCAGGAGAGTGA
- a CDS encoding LCP family protein, which produces MGFEVAQDDYSRPRGKHAKRPQAQAQPSGVGGVFADQPMGSEKSRVVDHVRDGYHPTYPLMPPKKKRSKAKVALLIVLVAILVMLIGLGIAVALYLNSINGAISNKDAVEAQEVREALQAPKESPNANEKDAFYTLILGSDARDMTEASRSDVIILARIVPGEKKVTMVSIPRDTKVEIPGHGTQKINAAYAFGGASGAIEAVSSFAGVPITHYAEIHFKELEDLVDKLGGVWVDVPVSNDETGASNTGTRLSSGYQLLNGSQALALSRERYGYVRGDFQRSDNQRLVAAAIMKQVLSKPAAELPGAVQDLASTVTTDMSATDIISLASKFQGGDMTIYSAMAPSSTATIDGVSYVISDQAEWNAMMSRVDNGDNPQVN; this is translated from the coding sequence ATGGGGTTTGAAGTGGCGCAGGATGATTATTCTCGCCCTCGAGGGAAACATGCGAAGAGGCCTCAAGCTCAGGCGCAACCTTCGGGTGTTGGGGGCGTTTTTGCCGATCAGCCCATGGGATCCGAAAAAAGCCGAGTCGTCGACCATGTTCGGGACGGTTACCATCCGACGTACCCGTTGATGCCACCCAAAAAGAAGAGGTCGAAAGCGAAGGTCGCTCTGCTGATCGTCCTCGTGGCGATCCTAGTGATGCTCATCGGGTTGGGTATCGCCGTCGCCTTGTATCTGAACAGTATCAACGGAGCTATATCTAACAAGGATGCGGTCGAAGCTCAGGAAGTGAGAGAGGCGCTTCAAGCGCCTAAGGAATCTCCGAACGCAAACGAAAAGGATGCGTTTTATACGTTGATCCTCGGTTCTGACGCGCGCGATATGACCGAGGCCTCTCGTTCGGATGTGATCATCCTCGCCCGCATCGTCCCGGGCGAGAAGAAGGTGACTATGGTATCCATCCCTCGTGATACCAAAGTCGAGATCCCCGGCCATGGAACCCAGAAAATCAATGCTGCGTACGCTTTCGGAGGGGCGTCCGGCGCAATCGAAGCCGTATCGAGCTTTGCCGGTGTACCTATCACCCATTATGCGGAGATTCACTTCAAAGAGCTCGAAGACCTGGTTGATAAGCTTGGAGGCGTATGGGTCGACGTACCCGTTTCAAATGACGAAACGGGAGCCAGCAACACCGGAACCCGGCTGAGCTCCGGATACCAGCTGCTTAACGGCTCTCAGGCTTTGGCTCTCTCCCGAGAGCGTTACGGTTACGTCCGGGGCGATTTCCAACGCTCCGACAATCAACGCTTGGTGGCTGCGGCCATTATGAAGCAGGTGCTTTCAAAGCCTGCCGCCGAGCTGCCCGGTGCAGTTCAGGATCTTGCCAGCACAGTGACCACCGATATGTCTGCCACCGATATCATCTCGCTTGCTTCGAAGTTCCAAGGCGGCGATATGACGATCTATTCGGCCATGGCGCCTTCGTCGACGGCAACTATCGACGGTGTGAGCTATGTGATCTCCGACCAGGCTGAATGGAATGCCATGATGAGTAGGGTGGACAATGGGGATAACCCTCAGGTGAACTAG